ACGCTATACAGTAGAATACCGATTTTCGACGCATCGGCCACGCGCACATAATGATAATACAAGGCATCCTGCGTGATCGCCGATTTGAAAAAAGACGGCGTGATGACGAGGGCGCAATCGGCGCCACAGTCTGAAGCAACCTGAACCAAACGAATGGTTTCCTGCGTGGACTCGCTCCCAGCGCCGACCATCATGATTTTTTCCTTGGGTATAACTTCTCGCGCCGCTTCGATGATCTTTCTTTTTTCAATTTCGTTGAGCATAACCGCTTCGCCGTTCGAACCAAGGACCAGATACCCGGCTAAATCGGTTTTATTCCATTTCGTGATATTCT
The nucleotide sequence above comes from bacterium. Encoded proteins:
- a CDS encoding dihydrodipicolinate synthase family protein, with amino-acid sequence MNLKGILPPVPTPFIDDQIAPEKLKENITKWNKTDLAGYLVLGSNGEAVMLNEIEKRKIIEAAREVIPKEKIMMVGAGSESTQETIRLVQVASDCGADCALVITPSFFKSAITQDALYYHYVRVADASKIGILLYSV